Genomic segment of Paenibacillus macerans:
TTACGTTCATTGGGCTGCAGCGGCCGGGCAGTTTTCTGGAACTGGATGCGCTGCCTCCGTTTATTCAGGAGGCGGTGCGGCTGGCGGAAATGCCGCTGGTCGACATCTCTTCCAGCCTGATCCGCAGCCGTTTGGCGCAGGGGCGTTCGGTCAGGTATATGGTGCCGGATTCCGTGCATGATTATATGACAAGGAGCGGATTGTATGGGATACAGTCGTGATGAGCTGATTGCGGCGGTTTCGTCGGGGATGCCGGCGAAACGCTGGAAGCATGTCGAGGGCGTGATGGAAACCGCCGTCATCCTCGCGGGGCGTTACGGGGCCGACCCGGTCAAAGCGGATCTGGCGGCCTTGCTGCATGATTTGGCCAAGTTTTGGCCGATCGACCGGCAGGAAGCGATCATCCGCGAGAACGGCCTGAACGCCGAACTGCTGGAACATGACAAGCAATTGCTGCACGCCGAGGTCGGCGCGTTTATCGCCCGCAGGGATTACGGCGTGGAGGACCAGGAGGTGCTTGACGCGATCCGCTACCACACCTCCGGCCGGGTCGGCATGACCCTGCTGGACAAAATCGTCTGCCTGGCCGATTACATGGAGCCGGGGCGGGAGTTTCCCGGGGTGGAGAAGATTCGCGAACTGGCCGAGACGAATCTGGAAGACGCGCTGATCGCCGGCTTCGATTCGACCATTTCTTTTTTGCTGGAGAAGGGTAAACCGATTTTTCCGCTGACGCTGCTGGCGCGCAACGATTTGATCAAACAAAGAGCAAAAACCAAGGAGGCTGAATGAATGGCGGTAACATCAAATGAATTGTTAAACCTGGCGGTTCAGGCCGCTGACGATAAAAAAGCGATGAACATCGTGGCCCTCGATTTGAAAGGCATTTCCCTGATTGCCGATTATTTCGTCATTTGCCACGGCAACTCGGATACGCAGGTACAGGCAATCGCCACCGAGGTGCGCAAACGGGCCCAGGAGGCCGGAGCGCAAATCCGCGGCATCGAAGGCATGGATTCCGCCCGTTGGGTGCTGATGGATCTGGGGGATGTCGTCGTGCACGTGTTCCATCGCGATGAGCGCGAATATTACAACATCGAACGGCTTTGGTCGGACGCCAAAGTTGTGGAGACAGTATGAGTCTCGTTGCGGGCACTATCGTTTCTTTGCCGATCGACCGGGAGGTTTCGCCTTACGGCTATTTTCTCAGCGCGGGCGGGCAGGACGTTCTGCTGCATTATTCCGAGCTGACCCGGCAGGTGAAGCCGGGCGAAACGGTGGATGTGTTTTTGTTTTACGATACGGAGGACCGGCTGGCGGCGACGATGAAAAAACCGCTGCTTACGCTCGGTGAGCTCGCTTTGCTGGAGGTGGCGGACGTGCATCCCCGGCTGGGCTGCTTTCTGGAAATGGGACTCGGGCGGCAGCTGCTGCTTCCGATCCGCGAGCTGCCGGAGCTAAAGGAACTGCATCCGCAGGTGGGCGACCATGTTTACGTGATCATGGAGCATGACAAGCAGGGGCGGCTGAAGGCTAAGCTCGCCGGCGAGCAGGAGTTGGCTCCGCATACGTTTCATGCCCCGCAGTCGTGGAAAAACACTTGGGTGGACGCGATTGTATACAAGCCGCTGCAAATGGGCACGTTCGTGATCGTGCAGGGCGGCGTGCTCGGTTTCGGCGCGATCGGCATGATCCACGCCACAGAGCGAAGCCGCTTGCTGCGGCTGGGCGAAAGCGTCCGCGTGCGGGTCGCCCATGTCCGCGAGGACGGGCGCGTCAACCTGTCGATGGCCCCGCGCAAGGAAGTCGGCATGGGCGAGGACGCCGAGCGCATCTTGGCGTATTTGCGCAGCCGGCCTGGCGGGGGAATGCCGTATTCGGACGCGACGCCGCCGGACTTAATCAAACAGCGCTTCGGCATCAGCAAAGCGGCGTTTAAGCGCGCGCTCGGCAAGCTGATGAAAGAGGGCAAGGTCGTGCAGAAGGAGAACTGGACCTATTTGACGCAGCCCGAGGCCGGGGAAGGAAATGCCGGGGAATAGGCTAAATCACAGAAAGCGCGGTGACGAAATTGGCTTCGTATCGAAAATTTGCCTATGTATATGACGAACTGATGGAGGATATGCCATACCCGGACTGGATCCGCTTTGCCCGTACCGCCTGGGAGCGGCACGGGATGCCGAAGTCGGTCGTCGATCTCGGCTGCGGCACGGGCAGCATCACGATTCCGCTCGTAAATTCCGGCTTCGAGGTGACGGGCATCGATTTATCCGCCGATATGCTGGCGGTGGCCCGGCGCAAAATGGAAGGCACGCCCCAGGGCGTTCGCCTGTTCCGGGAAGGCAGTGTGCGCTGGGTGCAGCAGGACATGACGGAATGGGCCATGCCGGAACCGGTGGATTCGGTGATTTCCTTTTGCGACTGCCTGAACTATTTGCTGGAAGAGGACGATATCGTCCGCACCTTCCGCCGTACATACGAGGGGCTGAAACCCGGCGGGACGTTCCTGTTTGACGTGCATCACCCGAATACCTTGATCAGGTATGAGGAGGAGCAGCCGTTTATTTGGGACGAATCGCGGGTGGCGTATATTTGGACGTGCGAGCGCGACCCGTTCCGGAATGAGATCGAACATCATTTGACGATTTTCGCCCGCGAAGAGGAAAACGGGCCGGGCTTGTACCGCCGTTTTGAAGAGACGCATACACAGCGCGCCTATGATCCGGCATGGATGAAAAGCGAGCTGCTGAAATGCGGCTTCCGCGAAGTGAACTGCTACGCCGACTTCGAGTGGGTTGAAGCGATGGATGACGCCGCTCGGCTGTTTTATGTGGCCGTGAAATAAGGCAGCTGCGACGGTAGAATAAGGGCCGGCGATAAGGCTAACAGTATAAAACGACATATGGTTCACTTCATACGGCGAACCGCAAGCCGGGGGAGGCCGCTTTTGGGCGGCCTATTTTTGGCTAAAAACCGAGATCAGTGCTTGACAAAATAAATTATGATAGCGTTCGTGTCCTGGTATCCCTCATGCTTCTTTGCACGATTATCCCTCTTGTTCAGGGGTAGAGGGGGGCTAATCAGGGCCCTTTCATTTTTCCCGGTGTCTTGCCCCTCCTTCCTCCCGTCAGGTCTGCTTCACGTCTCCTAAACTTCCTTCTCACAAATCTGTCTAACGATCTCGAACATGTCTGCTTCTCCCAAACCTATTTTCCTCTCCTGAATTTATCTTCCTCTCTGCTGCCGGATCAAACGGGATAATCGTGCAAAGCGTCCGGACAGCGGGTATTGATCTGCCGATATTTTTCGCCTCTCCTCAGCGAGTTTTTTTTCTCGAGACCACTTACTTCACCGTATTACTGTCAACAACTTTTATCGGTGTACTGAAACTTGGGCGTGGGTTACTATCCGGATTACTATCCGGAAGAGGGAGACTGACGGTAGTATCAAATTGATGGTTTCCGACTTCCGTTTTCAAATGACCGCCGTATTTTCCCGTTACTCTTCTAATATTTGTTAGAATCGAACAGGGTAATATGCAGGCAAATTCATATGAAGTTTCTGTTTGAGAAACTTCACAAAAAAGACACATACTATTTCATTTTTTGTTCACCTAAAACAGTTATACATGATGGAGAGGGGGGAGGAGGTTGGACGAGAGTGAATGGATTAGGCGTATCCAGCAGGGGGAAACCCAATATCTGACGCAACTGATTGAACTCTACTATGCTGACATTCAGAAATATTGTTACTGGCGGATAAGGAATGAGGAAGAGTCGAAGGATTTGACACAAGAAACCTTTTATCGTTTTTGTCGACACATTGAAGGTTACAGAAATACAGGAAAATGCCGCGCTTACTTATACACGATCGCTCGCCATCTTTGCAATGATCATCTACGGAAGCGGCCGTCCCTATCTTGGGAGGAAGCAGCGGAGGAGGCGGAAAGGAAAGTCTTGCAGCAAAGCATCTCAATAGAGGATCAGGTAGAAAGGAGGCAACTGGTTCATGAGTTGCTCCATTTGTTGCCTGAAGAGCAACGGGAACTGGTGTTCATGCGGTTTTGCTTGGATTTGACCTTCCGTGATATTGCTCGCATAACAGGAGTGAATGTTTGTATGGTGCAATATCGGGTTAAACGTGGTTTGACTGTACTAAGGCAGTACTGGGAAAGGAGTGAATCCGTTGGACAAGGAGTCGCGAAATACCATCATCGCCGCCCTGCAGAACTACCCCTCACCCCTCGTTGACAAGCAGAAGCTGGAGGAAACCGTCAAAGGGGCGAGAGAGATACTGCACCGAACACAGGCGGCCCGCAGAACATCCTTTTCAGAGTTTTATATGACCCAGATTCGCTTCATCAGCTGGAAGGTGTGGGTTGCGCAGTTATTTATTGTACTTGGGACGGCTCTGATGTTACAGCATTCTCTTCACAAACCGAATGAAAATATCCAACTTATCATGCTGGTCTCTATTGCCGCACCGTTACTGGTGACAGCGGGTATACAGACGTTAACGCGATCGTTAAGCTGCCGTATGCTGGAGATCGAATTAAGTACGCGCCATCTTCTGGAGAAGCTGATATTGGTTCGTATGAGCTTGTTGGGAATAGCGGATCTGATAGGTCTGGCAGTGTTGGCCATATTATTGAGCGCCTATATGAAGATGGATATCAGCATCATTCTTCTCTATTTACTTGTGCCCTTCAATTTGACCTGTCTTGGTTGCTTATGGCTGTTGAATAGGGTTCGCACCCCGAGCTGCGGGTATTACTGTTTGATTTACTGCGGTCTTGTGGCACTAGTACAAACGATACTGGCACTTAATCCCTCCCTCGGAATGTTTGAAACATCGGCAATCGGAGTATGGCTGGCATTGCTGCTGCTTACAGTCACAGGAATTACTTTCGAGGTAAGCGGAGTACGCAAGGCCTGTCGGAGTATAGAAACTGCGTTGAGAATCGTTGTGTAAAATTATGGTTTTATAGATATAAATCAGTGTGGAGGGGCGCTCAATGATGGAACTAACCTTGAATCAGGTAAGTAAGCAATTTTCCGCTAAAAAAGCGGTGAACGATATTTCGGTTCGCCTGTCCAGCGGTGTGTATGGTCTGCTTGGGGCTAACGGCGCGGGAAAAACAACGTTGATGCGGATGATCTGCGGAATACTCAATCCAACATCGGGAACGATTCAGATGAACGGCCAGGATATTGCCCGCATGGGGGAGCGTTATCGTGATCTGCTGGGCTATTTGCCGCAGGACTTCGGTTATTACCCTGATTTCAGCGCGGAGGAGTTCCTGTGGTATGTAGGTTCGTTGAAGGGACTGACGCTGGCGGCGGCGAAGGGGAAAACTCGTGAATTGCTGCGCACAGTTGCTCTGGAGGAAGTGGCCCGCAAGAAAATCCGGACCTTCTCCGGAGGCATGAAGCAAAGGCTGGGCATTGCCCAAGCGATGCTTAATGATCCCTGTGTGTTGGTGCTGGACGAGCCGACGGCCGGACTTGATCCCAAGGAGCGGGTACGGTTTCGCAATTTGATTGCCGATTTGGCCAAAGATAAGATCGTTATTCTTTCAACGCATATTGTGTCGGATGTGGAATACATAGCCGACCAAATTATAGTGATGAAGCAAGGAGGGCTGTTGATGACCGGTACGGTGGCCCAACTGACTGCTACCATGGAAGGTTGTGTATGGTCCTGCCAAGTTTCGGCCAGAGAGGCGGAGGAATGGAATGCCCGCTATTGTGTAAGCAATCTGCGGCATGAAGGGAATCAGGTGGAGTTGCGCATCGTGTCCCCAGTAAAGCCCTCCCAGGATGCAGTATCGGTTGCGCCGACGTTGGAAGATTTGTATTTGTACCATTTTCAAGATGAAACGGCTGTAACAGCCGGTGAAGAAAAATAGGGGGACCACTTATGGATGCGTTGGCCCGATTTGAACTGCGGAAGATCACCCGCCGGAAATCATTTTATGCAGGGATTGCGATTTTGGTAGTAATGATCCCACTTTTGACAATTGTGTTAATTACGAATACCCAGATAACAGGTAAGGATGGGAAATACTTATACGGAATACCAGCTATCCGATTATTAAGGGAGTACAACCGTCAGCTTGCCGGACCGTTAACCGTGAAAAAAGTAGCGGATACGGTTGAACGGCACCAAAAAGTGATGCGTGATCCGAAAAACCTTGATAAGAAAGGAGAGATGACCATTGAATCCCATGCCAAATATGAAGTTAAAAATAATCAGATTTATACCTTGATTAGTTTTGCTTTTTCTCCTTTGAATGAGTACGATTTTTATATTATCGACAGATTGAAGCCAAGTGATGCAAAGGAATTTTATCAAAAGCGGATGGAAAAAGTTAATCAGTATTTGAATGGTGATTATTCCTATGGAAATTATTCAGCGAAGGAGAAAGCTTTTTTTATAAAGATGAATGAAAGCATTCCGATTCCCTTTCAATTGGATTATGTTACCGGTTGGGAAAATGTGTTTGAAAATCTGCCGAATCTCTTCTTAATCATTGCTTTTGTGATTGCGATTTGTCTCGCTCCCGTGTTTGCTGGTGAATACCAGAGCGGGGCTGACTCGATCATCCTATCCACCCGCTATGGCCGCAATAAGGTGATCGCCGCCAAATTAAAAGCCAGTTTCCTGGTGTCCCTGGGACTGATCGTCTTTGCGGTGGCGGCCTATACGCTCTTGCTATTGGGGATATATGGATTTGATGGCGGAAACGCAAGTATACAGATAATTGAGCTCTTGGCGCCTGTCCCCTATACGGTTTTCCAATCATATTTATGGGCGGTCCTCATTGGCAGTCTGGCCTGCCTGCTTGTGGGTGCGGTGACGCTGTGGTTGTCCAGCCGGATGAGAGGCTCCTTTCCCGTTATCATTGTTATCGGAATTTTCCTAATTGGTCCGTTGTTTATTCCGGCCAGCAAAAGCAACCGCCTATTTAACCATTTGATGGAATTGTTTCCGGGAAATATGATGGACGGGTTTAAAAAACTAACCGATTATGAAGTGTACCATATTTTTGGTCAAATGATTCCAGAGTACAAGGTTATGTTAGGATTTGCAGTAATCGTTATAGCGTTGCTGGTGCCGCTTTCTTATCGGGCATTCAAAAAGCATCAGGTGGTTTAGCCAGATAAGTATTTATTTTCGGCTAATCACTATCTTCAAGATGAAACGGCTATAACAGCTGGTGAAGAAAATAGGGGGGACCACTTATGGATGCGTTGACCCGATTCGAACTGCAGAAAATCACCCGCCGGAAATCGTTTTATGCGGGGATGGCGATTTTAGCGGCAGTAATCCTATTTTTGACAAGTATGATGGTTACGGGTGCGTGGATAACGGATAAGGATGGGAAGGAATTAAAAGGACTGGAGGCTATTTCCTTACGAAAAGAATACGACCGTCAGCTTGCGGGCCCGTTAACGGCAGAAAAAGTAGCGGATGCGGTTGAACGGCACCAAAAAATAATGCGTGATCCGAGAAACCTTGATGAGAAAGGGGAGATGACTAGTAGGGCTTATGCCAAATATGAAGTAAAGGAAGAACAGCTTACTGCTTTGATCCGATTTACTTTTTCTCCATTGAGTGAGTACGATCATTATATTATCGACAGATTGAAGCCAAGTGACTCAAAGGCGTTTTACCAGAAGCGGATCGAGAAGATCCACGGATATTTGAATTACAATTATTCCTATGGCAATTATTCGCCGGAAGAAAAAGCCTTTTTTATAAAGATGATTGAAAACATTCCTACTCCTCTTCAAATGGATTATGTTACCGGTTGGCAGAAGGTGCTTCAGAATCTGCGGAGTCTTTTTTTAATCATTGCTTTTGTGATTGCAATCTGTCTCGCTCCCGTGTTTGCCGGTGAATACCAGAGCGGGGCTGACTCGATCATCCTATCCTCCCGCTATGGCCGGAATAAGGTTATCGCCGCCAAATTAAAAGCCAGTTTCCTTGTGTCCCTGGGATTGCTTGTCTTCGCGCTGGCGTCCTATACGCTCTTGCTATTGGGGATATATGGGTTTAATGGTGGGAATGCCAGTGTACAGATTATTGACTTTTTGGCGCCTGTGCCCTATACGGTTTTTCAATCGTATTTATGGACGGTTCTTATGGGCAGTCTGGCCTGCCTGCTTGTGGGTGCGATGACGCTGTGGTTGTCGAGCCGGATGAGGGGCCCCTTTCCCGTTATCGTAGCCAGCGGGATTTTCTTGATCGGTCCGTTGTTTATTCCGGCCAGCAAAAGCAGCCGTCTGTTTAATCATTTAATGGATTTGTTTCCGGGAAATATGATGGACGGTTTTAAAAAAGTAACCGATTATGAAGTGTACCATATTTTTGGTCAAATGATTTTGGAGTATAAAGTCATGACAGGGTTTGCAGTAATCGTTATAGCGTTGCTGGTGCCGCTTTCTTATCGGGCATTCCAAAAGCATCAGGTGGTTTGACGGCGAGTTATGGTGCCGCAATTATGCAAAACATCAAAAAGATCATCCTCCACGTGTTAGTTATCGCTGAGGCTCAGAAATCACTGCTTGAGGTATCTGTGTAATTTTTTGGGAGGGGATTGGATTTCCCTCTGAAAAAGCCGTATTATGAGGGAGAAGTGGACACTGCCGAGTACAACGGAGAGCAGATTGAGTTATCACATTGAGTACAATCGCGAGAAACTACTTTGAAAGCACGCCGTTATACGTTTGTCTACGATTTTACGGATGAAGACACCCCGGATGGAAAAGGGTGTATACTATTGGGGTGGCTTGGCGGCAAATTTGTACCTGTTTCGTATCGAGTAGGCGAACTCGCCGATGATTCGCCAAAGAAAGGGAGAGAGATTTAAGATGAAAAAAGGGTTGGTTGTTTTGTTTCAAGGGGATTCCATCACCGACGGCAATCGGGACCGCGGAACCGACCTCAACCATATTTTGGGGCACGGCTACGCCTACATCATCGCCGCCAAGCTGGGGAATGAGTACGCCCATCTTCGGCCATCCTTCATCAACCGGGGGATTAGCGGAAACCGGGTATCCGACTTATACGCGAGATGGAACGAGGATGCGATCAGCCTGAAGCCGGACGTCATCAGCTTGCTGATTGGGGTCAATGACGCCTGGTTCACCGTGAACGATCAGCCGGGCGGGTTTACGGACCGGTTTGAACGCGCTTACCGCCATCTGTTGCAGGAGACGAAAGAGGTTTTGCCGGACGCCAAGCTTGTTCTCTGCGAGCCTTTCATCTTGAAAACGAGCGCAACGGCGGAGAAGTG
This window contains:
- a CDS encoding ABC transporter permease subunit → MDALTRFELQKITRRKSFYAGMAILAAVILFLTSMMVTGAWITDKDGKELKGLEAISLRKEYDRQLAGPLTAEKVADAVERHQKIMRDPRNLDEKGEMTSRAYAKYEVKEEQLTALIRFTFSPLSEYDHYIIDRLKPSDSKAFYQKRIEKIHGYLNYNYSYGNYSPEEKAFFIKMIENIPTPLQMDYVTGWQKVLQNLRSLFLIIAFVIAICLAPVFAGEYQSGADSIILSSRYGRNKVIAAKLKASFLVSLGLLVFALASYTLLLLGIYGFNGGNASVQIIDFLAPVPYTVFQSYLWTVLMGSLACLLVGAMTLWLSSRMRGPFPVIVASGIFLIGPLFIPASKSSRLFNHLMDLFPGNMMDGFKKVTDYEVYHIFGQMILEYKVMTGFAVIVIALLVPLSYRAFQKHQVV
- a CDS encoding SGNH/GDSL hydrolase family protein, which translates into the protein MKKGLVVLFQGDSITDGNRDRGTDLNHILGHGYAYIIAAKLGNEYAHLRPSFINRGISGNRVSDLYARWNEDAISLKPDVISLLIGVNDAWFTVNDQPGGFTDRFERAYRHLLQETKEVLPDAKLVLCEPFILKTSATAEKWELWWEIVSRYQQTVLRLAEEFGAVHVPLQAAFEEAAQKADAEYWLWDGMHPTAAGHDLLAKQWLAAAESGRVWE
- a CDS encoding CvfB family protein; its protein translation is MSLVAGTIVSLPIDREVSPYGYFLSAGGQDVLLHYSELTRQVKPGETVDVFLFYDTEDRLAATMKKPLLTLGELALLEVADVHPRLGCFLEMGLGRQLLLPIRELPELKELHPQVGDHVYVIMEHDKQGRLKAKLAGEQELAPHTFHAPQSWKNTWVDAIVYKPLQMGTFVIVQGGVLGFGAIGMIHATERSRLLRLGESVRVRVAHVREDGRVNLSMAPRKEVGMGEDAERILAYLRSRPGGGMPYSDATPPDLIKQRFGISKAAFKRALGKLMKEGKVVQKENWTYLTQPEAGEGNAGE
- a CDS encoding RNA polymerase sigma factor, whose amino-acid sequence is MDESEWIRRIQQGETQYLTQLIELYYADIQKYCYWRIRNEEESKDLTQETFYRFCRHIEGYRNTGKCRAYLYTIARHLCNDHLRKRPSLSWEEAAEEAERKVLQQSISIEDQVERRQLVHELLHLLPEEQRELVFMRFCLDLTFRDIARITGVNVCMVQYRVKRGLTVLRQYWERSESVGQGVAKYHHRRPAELPLTPR
- a CDS encoding class I SAM-dependent DNA methyltransferase; its protein translation is MASYRKFAYVYDELMEDMPYPDWIRFARTAWERHGMPKSVVDLGCGTGSITIPLVNSGFEVTGIDLSADMLAVARRKMEGTPQGVRLFREGSVRWVQQDMTEWAMPEPVDSVISFCDCLNYLLEEDDIVRTFRRTYEGLKPGGTFLFDVHHPNTLIRYEEEQPFIWDESRVAYIWTCERDPFRNEIEHHLTIFAREEENGPGLYRRFEETHTQRAYDPAWMKSELLKCGFREVNCYADFEWVEAMDDAARLFYVAVK
- the rsfS gene encoding ribosome silencing factor; amino-acid sequence: MAVTSNELLNLAVQAADDKKAMNIVALDLKGISLIADYFVICHGNSDTQVQAIATEVRKRAQEAGAQIRGIEGMDSARWVLMDLGDVVVHVFHRDEREYYNIERLWSDAKVVETV
- a CDS encoding ABC transporter permease subunit — encoded protein: MDALARFELRKITRRKSFYAGIAILVVMIPLLTIVLITNTQITGKDGKYLYGIPAIRLLREYNRQLAGPLTVKKVADTVERHQKVMRDPKNLDKKGEMTIESHAKYEVKNNQIYTLISFAFSPLNEYDFYIIDRLKPSDAKEFYQKRMEKVNQYLNGDYSYGNYSAKEKAFFIKMNESIPIPFQLDYVTGWENVFENLPNLFLIIAFVIAICLAPVFAGEYQSGADSIILSTRYGRNKVIAAKLKASFLVSLGLIVFAVAAYTLLLLGIYGFDGGNASIQIIELLAPVPYTVFQSYLWAVLIGSLACLLVGAVTLWLSSRMRGSFPVIIVIGIFLIGPLFIPASKSNRLFNHLMELFPGNMMDGFKKLTDYEVYHIFGQMIPEYKVMLGFAVIVIALLVPLSYRAFKKHQVV
- a CDS encoding ABC transporter ATP-binding protein is translated as MMELTLNQVSKQFSAKKAVNDISVRLSSGVYGLLGANGAGKTTLMRMICGILNPTSGTIQMNGQDIARMGERYRDLLGYLPQDFGYYPDFSAEEFLWYVGSLKGLTLAAAKGKTRELLRTVALEEVARKKIRTFSGGMKQRLGIAQAMLNDPCVLVLDEPTAGLDPKERVRFRNLIADLAKDKIVILSTHIVSDVEYIADQIIVMKQGGLLMTGTVAQLTATMEGCVWSCQVSAREAEEWNARYCVSNLRHEGNQVELRIVSPVKPSQDAVSVAPTLEDLYLYHFQDETAVTAGEEK
- the yqeK gene encoding bis(5'-nucleosyl)-tetraphosphatase (symmetrical) YqeK, which gives rise to MGYSRDELIAAVSSGMPAKRWKHVEGVMETAVILAGRYGADPVKADLAALLHDLAKFWPIDRQEAIIRENGLNAELLEHDKQLLHAEVGAFIARRDYGVEDQEVLDAIRYHTSGRVGMTLLDKIVCLADYMEPGREFPGVEKIRELAETNLEDALIAGFDSTISFLLEKGKPIFPLTLLARNDLIKQRAKTKEAE